A window of Eriocheir sinensis breed Jianghai 21 chromosome 39, ASM2467909v1, whole genome shotgun sequence genomic DNA:
GTATACAAACAACACTTAAACACTTCACGTGTACCATCTCTTGGATTGGTGCTCCGTTTGTTCGAACCTCAGGTGTCTCGGACTCACGCTTTACGTGTGCCATCTCTTGGATTGGTGCTCTGTTCGAACCTCAGGTGTCTCGGTCTCACGCTGGGGTTGGAAGCTATGCCCTCAGTTTAACACAAACCACCTCGTCGGCAACAGTCTCCGTCCATCCTCGTTCATTGTGTTGGTTACGGGAACTCTTCGCCTGAACCCGCTGCCCGCGTATCTGCTGGGCTGGGATCGATTCCCCTGCACCCTTGGCCAAGTGTTTATATGTGTTACGGCCCCCGACTATATATCTCCTGGGTCTCGGTTCGAgtcccgccctcacctacaagccccgtCCTTAACAAAAACCGTAgttggttgtggtgacgagagtgatggttgtggtgacgagagtggtggttgtggtgacgagagtggtggttgtggtgacgagagtggtggttgtggtgacgagagtggtggttgtggtgacgagagtggtggttgtggtgacgagagtggtggttgtggtgacgagagtggtggttgtggtgacgagagtggtggttgtggtgacgagagtggtggttgtggtgacgagacagGTGGGTGTGGGGAcgagagtggtggttgtggtgacgagagtggtggttgtggtgacgagagtggtggttgtggtgacgggagtggtggttgtggtgacgggagtggtggttgtggtgacgggagtggtggttgtggtgacgggagtggtggttgtggtgacgggagtggtggttgtggtgacgggagtggtggttgtggtgacgggagtggtggttgtggtgacgggagtggtggttgtggtgacgggagtggtggttgtggtgacgggagtggtggttgtggtgacgggagtggtggttgtggtgacgggagtggtggttgtggtgaccaCTAAAGCTCATtaccgtaaagctaaaggacattttaaatacacgaatattccaggaaagaaccgacgcgctgaccccgccaaatttaccatagtgcctcccccaTGCGTATTAATGGTTTTACGcagggacgaactatgaattaatgactataaaaacacaatgatatagctcataaccgtaaagctgaaggacattttaaatacacgaatatttcAGAGAAGGACCAacgcgctgaccccgccaaatttaccatagtgcctcccccaagcgtattaatggtcttacgcagggacgaactatgtattaatgactataaaaacacaatgatatagctcataaccgtaaagctgaaggacattttaaatacacgaatattccaggaaagaaccgacgcgctgaccccgccaaatttaccatagtgcctcccccaagcgTATTAATGATCTTACGCACGGACGAACTATgtattaatgactataaaaacacaataatatagctcattaccgtaaagctgaaggacattttaaatacacgaatattccaggaaagaaccgacgcgctgaccccgccaaatttaccatagtgcctcccccaagcgtattaatgatcttacgcagggacgaactatgaattaatgactataaaaacacaataatagagctcatttccgtaaagctaaaggacattttaaatacacgaatattccaggaaagaaccgacggtctgaccccgccaaatttaccatagtgcctccACCAAGCGTATTAATGATCTTACGCACGGACGAACTAtaaattaatgactataaaaatacaataatatagctcataatcgtaaagctaaaggacatttaaaatacacgaatattcTAGAGCCAACCACCGAGTTGACCTTTTTGAGGCTAAATGAAACTTCAATTTTGGCTTTTTGTCAAGCGTTTGGCCTAAATCAATTCACTTTGGCCAAAAATACCTGATCGGGCACAATTTTGCCTTTTTTCATAATGTCTGGGTCGGCATTATTGAAAAACGCCTACGATTCTCATATCAGTTATGTCTACAGGACAAAAAACGAGGTTAAATGCGCCTAAGTGTTTTTtcacgtaaaataaaataaaataaaactacccTAGGAAAGGCCCATGACCCCTATGTAGGCCTTGTAAAACGTACGAGGGGAAAAGGGTTCTCGTCAAGGTGTTGAATTTATCACTGTTACTTTGCACACCCCTAATGATCAAATTTTCTTTGCTAATTCATATATTCACTCAGGTGCTTTTCATGTTCAACATCTCCCTGACCGTATTTTGGAAGAACAGACTGTACTCATGGGTGATTTCAATGCTAGATGTAAAGAACTTGGTAGCCATCAGACCTCAAATGTAAATGGTATTAGATGGGAGGCGATTCTTGACTCTACTGATGCAATTATGCTTACTGGTGATAGTGTCCCGACTCATGTGCAGGTTGGTAATTGCATGTATACTTTCTCAGGAATATTATCAGTATTTACATTCTAATTTCTTTTAACTAACCTCaacatattttatttttgtacaatggagatttttattttttgcaactAGCCTATATAGTCAGGGCTTTGTCTGCAAGCCCAGCCATtcccctttgttgtattttacaacaataaatatttcaattcaattcaattcaatgttACTCTcctcgttttggagccttctgattaatgtagaatcatttaagtttaaggacagaccacctagtctggaccatggggtctgcgtggtctgattttctatgtaaatatctctctctctctctcacacacacacacacacacacacacacacacacatacactcactctctctctctctctctctctctttaaacatgggggaactaatatatttagACTTATTCCTGTGGAGGATATGGCTCTCTCATCCTTACCCATATTTTTTATCTTGACTTCTTACTTAATTTTCTAAGACGGACTTAATAATATATCTAgtaggaattaaagaaagaattgAAGTTCTCACACCTCCAGATACTTAATCATAGctcataacattctctctcttcgtcttctttttatttttcactagaCAAGCATAAGAAAGATTGAGTATCTAATGCTGTCAAAATACATATTGATAATCATTCTTCACTTTGACAAACATTCCTATTTTTAATTCTGCTTACTTTTCCAAGGTATCTTTATTCTTGACATGAGTACTAATTACAAGGTGCGTACAAACTGAAACACCCAACTGTATTGTTATAAAACAAAAATTGTGCAAAGTCTTGTTGAAGGGTTTCAGTGGACATTCCTGCGGTACCAGAACCTTGCCCAGTAGTCATCTGAGCAGGTGATGAAGGCCGGCGAGCAGGGTGAGTGGACCATGTGTCGCACAGGGCCATTGTGACCTGGGGAGAGGGTAAGACAGTGAGACAATGGACTATGAGACCCCTCAAGACCTAACCCTACCTTGTACACCTTAGCTACTGATATATTCCATCATCGGGGAACTAACTGGAGATATTCTACTAAAACTGATTTTAGTGTTATCCAACTTCCTGAAATTCAATTCAATGAGCATGCTCTTTAAAATTACCCTTGGCCTGCTTCCTAACTTTGAAAAGAAGAGGCCTCTGCACAACATTCCTCCACCATTATGGCAACTTATGCAATATTACAACTAATCTTACACACTCAAAAGCTTAAATAAAGGTATAATGGCCCATGGCAAGAACACTTACATAGGAAGAAGGATGATGTTAAGCTTATCAACCCTGAGTGCCCAGGTGAAAGTGAGACCCGTCCCCGTCAGCTCCCTACCTGACCCTCAAACACCCATGACTCACCGAGGGACGGCAGGTTCTTCCTCTGGGCGTTGCGAGCGTCCCAGGCACAGAGGGAGGTGGTGGCCTCGTCCGGGAACATGACAAAGTCTTCGGTGTGGTTGAACATGGCGTTGCGCTGTGCTCCTGCCGGCCTGAGGAACAAGGGGTAAGAAAAAATGGCTTCTTGCATGCAAAACTTTATCTTATCTTAAAATCAATCCCACAAAGTTATATGTTTAGTTGGGCAATACATTTACCATTCTAGAAAAGAATGCATGTGAAAGTCAATCCCCTAAACTTGAGCCTAagatggttattcaatatttatgtggatgatgttattagagaaatggagggcaaagttggagaagttggagtaagaatgtttgatgagggaaggaagtgggtgctgaatttgatactgtttgctgatgacacggtgctcattgcagaaaattaaagtgacctacaaaatttagtcagtgtttttgatagtgtctgtaacaggagaaagctgaaagtaaatgtcaacaaaagtaaagtgatggtttgtgagcgaagtagaagtgaggttgtagattttgtatgcccatatagagtgggaattgaatgtgaaaaagaatgcaaaataattttgaatggtgaagaaatggagatcaatgagtttaagtaccttggatcagttatgtgtaagcatggtggtacagagggagagaaaagagaaagggcattgcaaggaagaagggtgatagGGTCTtcgggacgaatcatgaatgtgAGCAtgtaggtaaagagggatttgagaaatacaataatagtaccaaccctcacatatgcaagtgaaacgtgggcctggaatgaaagtctgaggtctagagtgcaggcagtggaaatgagtcatttgaggagtgcttgtggtgtgagtagaatggatggaatgagtaatgaaagtgtgtacaagtcttttggaatgtgtcacaggagtgaagggaagaagtgtggagtggtggaagaagtgaagcaacagacctttaagtggtttggccacatggagcgaatggaggagagtaagatggccagaagggtgtatgtgagtgagatagagggagggaatgctagaggatgacctccagtgaaatggagggatagggtgcaagaatatgttagggagaggagggaaagatctttcagaaactttgagcaggcaaggagggagtgtctggatagagaaagttggaagctcttctgccgtggccatcccctggtgggagctcctagaagcaggtgtcgatgaaatgatgatgatgaagaattgGACTTTTATTATGTGGTATGCAAACTGTGTTGAACAAGGTGTTGCTGCATCAAAAAAATGATTGACTATGGCATGGGCTGTGCTCCAGGTGGGGTGCTAACTGGGGGACCACCAAGTTGGTGGTCCCCCGAGGAGCAAAATATCTGGTGGAGGCAAACAGAGGGTTTACTGAAGGTTGGCCTGGACTAGATAAGCAGGTGGTTGGTGGTCCACACTCACCCACTGAGCCGGCACCAGTGTAGCCAATGAGGCAACGGCCCGATGACAGCTCCCACAACTTGACAATGCTGTCCAGACCCGACGACAGGATGTACTGGGAAAAAGGGGTGACTATCagtatttttcttattaatttttcatTATTCATGGCATTTCTACAAATAGGCAGTGAAACCAAGGGCTTGACAAAGAAACTAATCTGCAAAATGTCATTCCCACAAAGACGAGAAATTTGCAGCACCCTCACCAAAAGAAATGACTTAAACATGAGGTATCTTGATCATTCATTCATGAAAGCCTTGAAGTCACTGGAAGAAAACTAGTGACCATAACTGAACCACTGAAAACTTTAAAACAACGGTAAACTTGATCACTATGAAGTCCAGCCCCAAGGATAATAAGTATTGTTAGGGTGACAGTAGGCATCAGTGTATCTATGCCCATTACCAGGGAGCTGAAAGGTTTCTAAGGAAATAGTAGAAAGATTACTGCAGCACTTCAGCCAAATGGGAAGAACATCAAAGACTCACAATGCACTTGCCTCAGAGTCAACAGTTACTGTCAAAATCATCAGTCTACCTTACTCCAAACTCTTAACATGGCAGCAGCCCCTCTATGCAATGCaagtcttctcttctccctcaccagTTCGTCTCCCActcccgtatatatatatatatatatatatatatatatatatatatatatatatatatatatatatatatatatatatatatatatatatatatatatatatatatatatatatatatatatatatatatatatatatatatatactggttggtattataagacattttcacttttcacaccaactatttctaaaggtcaaagaggggatcaatcgagacctaatgagtgtttctttaggttcaaaagaagaagggtcaaacaaccaccagggtcataaatctacttctggaaatgcccaaaactcctatgaaagccttgtcaaatatgtgaactttggcgacgaaatgtttagtaatacggcgcATTATATGAAGAGGTGTGTTTGAAATGACTACTCAAACTCAGCACACTACCTTTATAGAGGCGTC
This region includes:
- the LOC127009067 gene encoding cleavage stimulation factor subunit 1-like isoform X1 → MAGHWSSQLFYDGHQNFAQELAVIVDQEATAVSPSDRLMNIITIGLQHEHEYETEPQTSAPEPAMYETAYFSMDGSLVATGSVDASIKYILSSGLDSIVKLWELSSGRCLIGYTGAGSVGRQEHSATPCSTTPKTLSCSRTRPPPPSVPGTLATPRGRTCRPSVTMALCDTWSTHPARRPSSPAQMTTGQGSGTAGMSTETLQQDFAQFLFYNNTVGCFSLYAPCN